A genomic window from Sulfurimonas paralvinellae includes:
- a CDS encoding M48 family metallopeptidase: MKIQYGTQTIHCIVQRNARIKNTYITVERDQKVLVKVPKDMPDNKIQVLVKSKAKWIMKKIKEVGRSVDYGDIVTGSRLFYLGKSYYVEILKEESRKDIRVVFNHSKFKIYTPPEVDQIELNQAIDRFYKIKAEKKVLKLLRAHSNRMKLYPEYVGFRKSAKRWGSCSERNRITFNTEIIKLPSELIEYIVLHEMVHIVYKNHSKAFWKLVRAYMYDYEKIEEKLTEFERKL, from the coding sequence ATGAAAATACAATACGGTACACAGACAATTCATTGTATAGTGCAAAGAAATGCAAGGATTAAGAATACATATATTACTGTTGAAAGAGATCAAAAGGTTCTTGTAAAAGTGCCTAAAGATATGCCTGACAATAAAATACAAGTGTTAGTTAAATCCAAAGCAAAATGGATTATGAAAAAGATTAAAGAGGTTGGAAGATCAGTTGATTATGGTGATATAGTTACAGGGTCACGACTTTTTTATCTTGGAAAAAGTTATTATGTTGAGATTTTAAAAGAAGAATCTCGTAAAGATATAAGAGTTGTTTTTAATCATTCAAAATTTAAAATTTATACACCGCCTGAAGTCGATCAAATAGAATTGAATCAAGCTATTGATAGATTTTATAAAATAAAAGCAGAAAAAAAAGTTTTAAAGCTTCTTAGAGCACATAGTAATCGAATGAAACTATATCCAGAATATGTAGGATTTAGAAAAAGTGCAAAAAGGTGGGGAAGTTGCTCAGAACGAAATAGAATAACTTTTAATACCGAGATTATTAAATTACCTTCTGAATTGATTGAATATATTGTACTGCATGAAATGGTACATATTGTGTACAAAAATCATTCTAAAGCATTTTGGAAGTTAGTAAGAGCTTATATGTATGACTATGAAAAAATAGAAGAAAAACTTACAGAATTTGAACGAAAATTATAA
- a CDS encoding type I restriction endonuclease subunit R, translating to MSQNTPEYLQSELPAIELFQKLGYEYFDGSKEDPRSSINEVILEDRLRNSLTKINPWLKGNSLEKTIRRITNIQASTLMEANQALYELITKKDSITEKPTPDAHPEPVFIIDYDNLENNDFLVVNQMKYHGHGNNSIPDIVVYINGLPLAVIEAKSPKVPITDAINDLQYYQNNSPKLFNYNQICVGINKGKALYGTIGASFDHYSKFKADSTKEISALVDRVPTAQDILIYSLFQKSVLLDIVRNFTIFEVDQGRTIKKLPRYQQLRAVNKILDKLKNENQGGVVWHTTGSGKSISMVYLAIKLRREEAGFDNPTILVVTDRIDLDNQISSTFRRAGFPNTKQAASISHLKEELRDSYGKTLMTTIHKFQERAEERIDPKDIEVLSDKENIFVLVDEAHRTQGGMTAAYMRASLPHAKFIAFTGTPIDKESKSTLREFYGGDYIDKYTIKQSVEDGNTLAIRYQTGMPEYFIEKDLMNEVFKASFGHESEEKQAKLKSKAASLDTFLLARRRVEEISKNIITHYREKIYPNGFKAMLVCHNRAQAIAYQKAFLQLKEQGLNSFESKVIMSFNHKKDPQEYRDLATPEDKIKETIENFKLPFGNESDKSLGGKRQYDNTAILIVSDMLLTGYDAPIVQCMYIDKLLKEHNLLQAISRVNRTAPGKEYGLIVDYAGITEHLAEAIKIFSGDLEVNDVMTNIEQEKTILENRHAKMVAFFRSIKIDRMKDRDKYVDACVLYLEPEDLRDKFIDLVKFFNKSMDIVLPDPFAVAYEYDLKLFNDIKLEAVNTYTPDKLHITREESKKIQMIIDEHLRASGVEYLLDEAIDITDSKKFEEELAGKSGKTKELVIKNRIKKTIQANKKENPEFYEDIAKRLERLIKDREEERIDQAQLLLEFNKIMEDIRNAKEEWKRLGLRSPEQFPVYKSLEKVVADPKDFTIALFDKIGVYLTKEDWKEFDDIKKEIRKNIKSLLRSANIDKEQLKTLPITILDILENQ from the coding sequence ATGAGCCAAAACACCCCAGAATATCTACAAAGTGAACTACCAGCAATTGAACTGTTTCAAAAATTAGGCTACGAATATTTTGACGGCTCAAAAGAAGATCCAAGAAGTTCTATTAATGAAGTTATACTTGAAGATAGACTAAGAAATTCACTTACAAAGATAAACCCATGGCTCAAGGGAAACTCTTTAGAAAAAACTATTCGTAGAATCACAAATATTCAGGCTTCAACACTTATGGAAGCAAATCAGGCTTTGTATGAACTCATTACAAAAAAAGACTCTATTACTGAAAAACCAACTCCTGACGCTCACCCCGAACCTGTTTTTATCATAGACTATGACAATCTTGAAAATAATGACTTTCTCGTTGTAAATCAAATGAAGTATCACGGACACGGAAATAATTCTATTCCTGATATAGTGGTTTATATAAACGGCTTACCTTTAGCAGTTATCGAAGCAAAATCTCCAAAGGTGCCAATCACTGACGCTATAAATGATTTACAATATTATCAAAACAATTCACCCAAACTTTTCAACTACAATCAAATATGTGTAGGTATAAACAAAGGTAAAGCCCTGTATGGAACCATAGGAGCTTCATTCGATCACTACTCAAAATTCAAGGCTGATTCTACGAAAGAGATAAGTGCTTTAGTAGACAGAGTGCCAACAGCTCAGGATATACTTATATACTCACTCTTTCAAAAAAGTGTATTGCTCGATATTGTAAGAAACTTCACAATCTTTGAAGTAGATCAAGGAAGAACCATTAAAAAACTACCTCGTTATCAACAGCTACGAGCGGTTAATAAAATTCTTGATAAGTTAAAAAATGAAAATCAAGGTGGTGTTGTTTGGCATACTACGGGAAGTGGTAAATCTATCTCTATGGTATATCTTGCTATTAAACTCCGTCGTGAAGAAGCAGGATTTGATAATCCTACAATATTGGTAGTAACAGATAGAATTGATTTAGACAATCAAATAAGCTCAACTTTCAGACGTGCAGGATTTCCAAATACCAAACAAGCAGCAAGTATCTCACACCTCAAAGAAGAGCTGCGAGATAGTTACGGTAAAACACTTATGACTACAATTCATAAGTTTCAAGAGAGAGCCGAAGAGCGAATAGATCCAAAAGATATAGAAGTGTTGAGTGATAAAGAAAATATCTTTGTTCTTGTTGACGAAGCCCATAGAACGCAAGGCGGCATGACAGCAGCATATATGAGAGCTAGCTTACCTCATGCGAAGTTTATTGCATTTACTGGTACACCGATAGACAAAGAGAGTAAATCAACACTGAGAGAGTTTTATGGTGGTGATTATATTGACAAATATACTATAAAGCAGTCTGTAGAGGACGGCAATACTTTAGCAATTAGGTATCAAACTGGTATGCCTGAGTATTTCATAGAAAAAGATCTTATGAATGAAGTCTTTAAAGCCTCTTTTGGTCATGAGAGTGAAGAGAAACAAGCAAAACTCAAAAGTAAGGCTGCTTCACTAGATACATTTTTACTTGCCAGACGAAGAGTTGAAGAGATATCAAAAAATATCATTACTCATTACAGAGAGAAGATATACCCTAATGGTTTTAAAGCAATGCTTGTATGTCATAATCGAGCACAAGCCATTGCATACCAAAAGGCTTTTTTACAACTCAAAGAACAAGGTTTAAACAGCTTTGAGTCTAAAGTGATCATGAGTTTTAACCATAAGAAAGATCCACAGGAATATAGAGACCTAGCAACTCCAGAAGATAAGATTAAAGAGACTATTGAAAACTTCAAGCTTCCATTTGGCAACGAATCAGATAAGTCACTTGGTGGCAAACGACAATATGACAATACAGCGATTTTAATTGTAAGTGATATGCTGCTTACTGGTTATGACGCTCCAATAGTGCAATGTATGTATATTGACAAGCTTTTAAAAGAGCATAATCTTCTTCAAGCAATTTCACGGGTAAATAGAACAGCACCAGGCAAGGAATATGGTCTAATCGTAGATTATGCAGGTATTACTGAACATTTGGCTGAGGCTATTAAAATATTTAGTGGTGATTTGGAAGTCAATGACGTTATGACGAATATTGAGCAGGAAAAAACTATTTTAGAAAATAGACATGCCAAAATGGTAGCTTTCTTTAGAAGTATAAAAATAGATCGCATGAAGGATAGAGATAAATATGTGGACGCTTGTGTTTTATATTTAGAGCCTGAAGATTTAAGAGATAAATTTATTGACCTGGTAAAATTTTTTAACAAGTCTATGGATATAGTGCTGCCTGATCCATTTGCCGTTGCTTATGAATATGATTTGAAACTTTTTAATGATATTAAGCTTGAAGCTGTGAATACATATACACCTGATAAGCTGCATATTACTAGAGAAGAGAGTAAGAAGATACAAATGATCATAGACGAGCATTTAAGAGCTTCTGGCGTAGAGTATCTACTTGACGAAGCTATTGATATAACTGACTCTAAAAAGTTTGAAGAAGAGCTTGCAGGAAAAAGCGGTAAAACGAAAGAGCTTGTAATTAAAAATCGTATTAAAAAAACGATTCAAGCCAATAAAAAAGAGAATCCGGAGTTTTATGAAGATATTGCTAAAAGACTGGAACGGTTAATAAAAGATAGAGAAGAAGAGCGAATAGATCAAGCACAGCTGCTTTTAGAATTTAACAAAATAATGGAAGATATAAGGAATGCTAAAGAAGAATGGAAGCGTTTAGGTTTGCGTTCGCCTGAACAATTTCCAGTCTATAAAAGCTTAGAAAAAGTTGTTGCAGATCCGAAAGATTTCACCATAGCACTCTTTGATAAAATTGGTGTATATCTTACAAAAGAAGACTGGAAAGAGTTTGACGATATTAAAAAAGAGATTCGTAAGAATATTAAATCTCTTTTGAGAAGTGCCAATATTGATAAAGAGCAATTAAAAACTCTTCCAATAACTATTTTAGATATTTTAGAGAATCAATGA
- a CDS encoding restriction endonuclease subunit S gives MSKLPDDWKIVNLEEVITKMRSGGTPKSTNEEYYKGNIPFVKIDDITSSNKFLIETKTKISEEALNDSSAWLVPEGVILYSMYASLGFVAINKLPVATNQAIMSIIPDTSKIDMEYLYQFLLDIKNKIDKFVDQTTQKNLNAQKVRKFKIPLPPLQEQKKIAEILSTVDQKIAFVDNQIEETELLKKGLMQKLLTEGIGHTEFKDSEIGRIPKSWDIDILEELTTKIGDGLHGTPKYVENSEYYFINGNNLNSKIIEITDNTKCISKEEYLKNKKVLNETTVLLSINGTIGSLAYFNNEKVMLGKSIAYMNVNDRILKQFLFYTLKSSTILRYFLLELTGTTIRNLSLKTLRNTKIPLPPLEEQKQIAEILSTADEKLENLKVKKESFEELKKGLMQKLLTGEVRV, from the coding sequence GTGAGTAAGTTACCTGACGATTGGAAAATTGTTAATTTAGAAGAAGTGATCACTAAAATGCGTTCAGGGGGAACACCAAAATCTACTAACGAAGAATATTACAAAGGTAATATTCCTTTTGTTAAGATTGACGACATTACTTCTAGTAATAAATTTTTAATAGAAACCAAAACAAAAATCTCTGAAGAAGCCTTAAACGATTCAAGTGCATGGTTGGTTCCGGAAGGAGTAATTTTATATTCTATGTATGCTTCCCTTGGATTTGTAGCAATCAACAAACTTCCTGTAGCAACTAATCAAGCAATTATGAGTATTATTCCAGATACAAGTAAAATTGATATGGAATATTTATATCAATTTTTATTAGATATAAAAAATAAGATTGATAAATTTGTAGATCAAACAACACAAAAAAATTTAAATGCTCAAAAGGTAAGAAAATTTAAAATTCCTCTTCCACCCCTCCAAGAACAAAAGAAAATAGCTGAAATTCTTAGCACAGTAGATCAAAAAATCGCTTTTGTTGATAATCAGATAGAAGAGACTGAGCTTCTCAAAAAAGGTTTAATGCAAAAGCTTTTAACTGAAGGTATTGGGCATACTGAGTTTAAAGATAGTGAAATTGGTAGGATTCCTAAAAGTTGGGATATAGATATTTTAGAAGAACTTACAACTAAAATTGGGGACGGGTTGCATGGGACACCAAAATATGTTGAAAATTCAGAGTATTATTTTATTAATGGAAATAATCTTAATAGTAAAATTATTGAAATTACAGATAATACTAAATGTATAAGTAAAGAAGAATATTTAAAAAATAAAAAAGTATTAAATGAGACTACCGTATTACTATCTATTAATGGAACAATAGGAAGTCTTGCTTATTTTAATAATGAAAAAGTAATGCTTGGAAAAAGTATTGCATATATGAATGTCAATGATAGAATATTGAAACAGTTTTTGTTTTATACTTTAAAGTCAAGTACAATTTTACGTTATTTCTTATTGGAACTTACGGGAACTACTATTAGAAACTTATCATTAAAAACACTTAGAAATACAAAGATACCTCTTCCTCCTCTTGAAGAACAAAAACAAATAGCCGAAATACTGTCTACAGCAGACGAAAAACTCGAAAACCTAAAAGTAAAAAAAGAATCTTTTGAAGAATTAAAAAAAGGTTTAATGCAAAAATTGCTTACTGGTGAGGTGAGGGTGTAA
- a CDS encoding type I restriction-modification system subunit M, whose amino-acid sequence MAHKLNLETLESWLWDSANIMRGHIDSSDFKNYIFGLLFLKRASDQFFEEAKIAADEEGISLEEAIEDEDFHRFYVPEVAWWGNITKKTENIGQAIDQAFSAIEEHNSALEGVMTTVHFGDSEKLPDTLLSRLLNHFNKHSLANADLENPDILGNAYEYLIREFADAGGKKGGEFYTPKEVVQLLVQLIKPEAGNSIYDPTCGSGGMLIESAKYIAAHGGMVGEFVDCTLKGQEKNLGTWAICKINMIVHNFKDSDIRKGDTLGSPKHIVNGELETFDRVIANPPFSLSNWWEAAESDLKTDAKGKTITPKYNQVVSDEYGRFKYGIPPRSYGDLAFLQHMVSVLKQNGKMGIVLPHGVLFRGGAEGKIREGLLNDDLIEAIIGLPEKLFYNTGIPASIIIINKSKPEHLKKKVIFIDASNEYKEGKNQNSLTPENIEKVVSSYDALEEVEKYMRVVDLEEIEENDYNLNIARYIDTSEEEEIVDIKEVLGRISEIETKEKDIDSKLNGFLKELGFVS is encoded by the coding sequence ATGGCACACAAATTAAATTTAGAAACTTTAGAATCTTGGTTGTGGGATTCAGCAAATATTATGCGTGGGCATATTGATAGCTCCGATTTTAAAAACTATATTTTTGGACTTTTATTTTTAAAGCGCGCTAGTGATCAGTTCTTTGAAGAAGCAAAAATTGCAGCTGACGAAGAAGGTATCTCTCTTGAAGAGGCTATAGAGGACGAAGATTTTCATAGATTTTATGTTCCTGAAGTTGCATGGTGGGGCAATATCACCAAAAAGACTGAGAATATTGGTCAAGCGATAGATCAAGCCTTTAGTGCTATTGAAGAACATAATTCTGCACTTGAAGGTGTTATGACTACTGTTCACTTTGGAGACAGTGAAAAACTTCCCGATACCCTACTCTCACGACTCTTAAATCATTTCAATAAACACTCTCTTGCTAATGCTGACTTGGAAAACCCTGATATACTTGGAAATGCTTATGAATATCTCATTAGAGAATTTGCAGACGCTGGCGGTAAGAAAGGTGGTGAATTCTATACACCTAAAGAGGTTGTGCAGCTTTTAGTGCAACTCATTAAACCTGAAGCTGGCAACAGCATTTACGATCCTACATGTGGGTCTGGTGGTATGCTTATAGAATCTGCAAAATACATTGCGGCTCACGGTGGTATGGTTGGTGAGTTTGTTGACTGTACTTTAAAAGGTCAAGAGAAAAATCTTGGAACTTGGGCGATTTGTAAGATCAATATGATTGTTCATAACTTTAAGGACAGTGATATTCGTAAAGGTGATACACTTGGGAGTCCGAAACACATTGTGAATGGTGAACTAGAGACTTTTGACAGAGTGATAGCAAATCCGCCTTTTTCGTTGTCAAACTGGTGGGAAGCTGCTGAGAGTGATTTGAAAACTGACGCAAAAGGTAAAACCATTACGCCTAAGTATAACCAAGTGGTAAGTGACGAGTATGGTCGTTTTAAATACGGCATACCACCACGAAGTTATGGTGACTTAGCATTTTTACAGCACATGGTAAGTGTTTTAAAACAAAACGGAAAAATGGGAATAGTTTTACCTCATGGTGTACTCTTCCGTGGAGGAGCTGAAGGAAAAATACGTGAGGGGTTATTAAATGACGATCTCATTGAAGCTATTATCGGTTTACCTGAAAAACTTTTTTATAACACCGGTATACCTGCAAGTATAATAATCATAAACAAATCAAAGCCTGAACATTTAAAAAAGAAAGTCATATTCATAGACGCTTCAAATGAATATAAAGAAGGTAAAAATCAAAACTCTTTAACTCCTGAGAATATCGAAAAAGTAGTAAGCTCTTATGACGCTCTTGAAGAAGTTGAAAAATATATGAGAGTAGTAGATCTTGAAGAGATAGAAGAAAATGACTACAATCTTAATATTGCCCGTTATATAGATACAAGTGAAGAGGAAGAGATTGTTGATATAAAAGAGGTTCTTGGTCGAATCAGTGAGATAGAGACAAAAGAAAAAGATATAGACAGTAAATTAAATGGCTTTTTAAAAGAATTGGGGTTTGTATCGTGA
- a CDS encoding transglutaminase-like cysteine peptidase has translation MRSKIVLIVLMLFKTVVINADEYPAFSTNELNTICCSNPISKNRILDYQQTMQKLAILPKSKQLTQLNLYLNSLLPQYDAVTKHKEDYWATPKEFLTIGYGDCEDYVIIKYYSLLHLGYDKRHLYLTIVKEKFHGGYHMVLSYFKQLGSSPLILDNLSFKILPLKQRSDLQAELFINTAGVYKMERNGSLIKIADKYKEFEDLQKRVLKNL, from the coding sequence ATGAGAAGTAAAATAGTACTGATTGTCTTGATGCTATTCAAAACAGTTGTTATAAATGCAGATGAATATCCTGCTTTTTCCACAAATGAACTTAACACTATCTGTTGTAGTAATCCAATATCAAAAAATAGAATCTTAGATTATCAACAAACCATGCAAAAACTGGCTATTTTACCAAAAAGTAAACAGCTCACGCAGCTCAATCTTTATCTCAATTCACTGCTGCCGCAATATGATGCCGTTACAAAACATAAAGAGGATTACTGGGCAACACCCAAAGAGTTTTTAACGATTGGGTATGGAGACTGTGAAGATTATGTCATTATAAAATACTATTCGCTGCTTCACCTTGGTTATGATAAAAGGCATCTCTACCTTACCATTGTCAAAGAAAAATTTCATGGCGGCTATCATATGGTTTTAAGCTATTTTAAACAATTGGGCAGCTCGCCTCTCATACTTGATAACCTCAGCTTTAAAATTTTACCGCTGAAACAGAGAAGCGACCTACAAGCAGAACTATTTATAAACACTGCAGGTGTTTACAAAATGGAGCGAAATGGATCATTAATCAAAATAGCAGACAAATATAAAGAGTTTGAAGATTTACAAAAAAGAGTTCTAAAGAATCTTTAG
- the pyrF gene encoding orotidine-5'-phosphate decarboxylase, which yields MELCVALDLPSQEENLALIEKIKDHDIWLKVGLRSYIRDGEAFLKAIKQINPDFKIFLDLKLYDIPNTMADAAESIMGLGVDMFNVHASAGRRAMHTVMQRLEKYENRPIVLAVTALTSFSEDEFKAVYNADIGSKADQFAIDAEESGLDGVVCSAFESLSIKKITDENFMTLTPGIRPFGEDAGDQKRVADVAFAKEQKVNFIVVGRPIYQSENPSAVVAKILEQL from the coding sequence ATGGAATTATGCGTTGCCCTTGACCTTCCTTCCCAAGAAGAAAATCTAGCACTTATTGAAAAAATCAAAGATCATGACATTTGGCTCAAAGTAGGGCTTCGTTCTTATATTCGTGATGGTGAAGCATTTTTAAAAGCTATTAAGCAGATAAACCCTGACTTTAAAATATTTTTAGATCTGAAACTCTATGATATTCCAAACACGATGGCGGATGCCGCCGAGTCAATTATGGGACTTGGTGTAGATATGTTCAATGTTCACGCAAGTGCGGGACGACGTGCTATGCATACGGTAATGCAGCGCCTTGAAAAATATGAAAACCGTCCAATTGTTTTAGCTGTAACTGCATTGACGTCTTTTAGTGAAGATGAATTTAAAGCGGTCTATAATGCCGACATTGGCAGTAAAGCAGATCAGTTTGCAATAGATGCCGAGGAGAGTGGGCTTGATGGTGTTGTCTGTTCCGCTTTTGAATCGCTTTCTATTAAAAAAATCACTGATGAAAACTTTATGACGCTTACACCAGGAATTCGTCCTTTTGGTGAAGATGCAGGGGATCAAAAACGTGTAGCAGATGTCGCGTTTGCAAAAGAGCAGAAAGTAAACTTTATTGTCGTCGGCCGTCCTATTTATCAGTCAGAGAATCCATCTGCTGTTGTCGCAAAAATTTTAGAACAGCTCTAA
- the acs gene encoding acetate--CoA ligase: MSKSVFKPNKEFAKTARIKNMCEYQALQEEAMEDYEGFWGRYAKEKLDWIEPFNEVMDESNFPFVKWFKDGKLNVAEQCIDRHLKTRKNKAAIIFEGDRGDKQIITYLELYYNVNRFANLLKKEFGVKKGDRVVIYMPMIPEAAYAMLACARIGAIHSIVFGGFSAEALRDRIEDADAKVVITADGAYRKDKPYMLKPVVDQALEGGSPVNKVLVVERNDEDITWVAGRDYSYNELIKSQEVHCEPEVMDSEDPLFLLYTSGSTGKPKGVQHNSAGYILWAQMTMEWVFDVKENDTYWCTADVGWITGHTYIVYGPLAMGATTVIFEGVPTYPDAGRPWKMVEEYKINQFYTAPTAIRVLHKMGEDEPAKYDLSSLKVLGTVGEPIDPPAWKWYYEEVGSSKCAIVDTYWQTETGGHIVSPLPGATPIKPACATLPLPGIMGEILDPVTGERVETGETGYMCVTRPWPSMIRGVWGDEERFVKSYFGDVKKNGKPIYFTGDGAVYDEDGYITITGRTDDVINVSGHRMGTAEIEAAIKKHPNVAEVAVVGKPHELKGEGIFAYVVLKSDDGVADEVEEVKAINNVIKKEIGNIALCDDIVFAPGLPKTRSGKIMRRILRSIAKGEAITQDISTLEDPSIVEKIENMVKSK, translated from the coding sequence ATGTCAAAATCAGTATTTAAACCAAATAAAGAGTTTGCTAAAACAGCCAGAATTAAAAATATGTGTGAGTATCAGGCGCTTCAAGAAGAAGCAATGGAAGACTATGAAGGTTTCTGGGGGCGTTACGCTAAAGAGAAACTGGATTGGATAGAGCCATTTAATGAAGTTATGGATGAGTCTAATTTTCCATTTGTAAAATGGTTCAAAGATGGAAAGTTAAATGTTGCCGAGCAATGTATTGACCGTCATCTTAAAACTCGCAAGAACAAAGCAGCGATCATCTTTGAAGGAGATCGTGGAGATAAGCAGATCATTACCTATCTTGAACTTTACTATAATGTGAACAGGTTTGCAAACTTGCTGAAAAAAGAGTTTGGTGTCAAAAAAGGTGACAGAGTTGTTATTTATATGCCTATGATTCCTGAAGCTGCGTATGCGATGCTTGCGTGTGCGAGAATAGGTGCTATTCACTCTATCGTCTTTGGTGGATTCTCTGCTGAAGCGCTGCGTGATCGTATTGAAGATGCTGATGCAAAAGTGGTAATTACGGCAGATGGTGCGTATAGAAAAGATAAGCCGTATATGTTGAAACCAGTCGTAGATCAAGCACTTGAAGGCGGCAGTCCTGTAAATAAAGTACTCGTTGTTGAGCGAAATGATGAAGATATTACATGGGTCGCAGGACGTGACTACTCATATAATGAGCTTATAAAATCTCAAGAGGTTCATTGTGAGCCGGAAGTTATGGATAGTGAAGACCCACTTTTCTTACTTTATACTTCAGGTTCGACAGGGAAACCAAAAGGTGTGCAACACAATTCTGCAGGATATATCTTATGGGCACAAATGACTATGGAATGGGTATTTGATGTCAAAGAAAATGATACTTACTGGTGTACGGCAGATGTCGGCTGGATTACAGGGCATACGTATATAGTTTACGGTCCGCTTGCAATGGGTGCGACAACTGTGATATTTGAAGGTGTCCCTACGTATCCCGATGCCGGTCGTCCTTGGAAAATGGTAGAAGAGTATAAAATCAACCAGTTCTATACAGCACCTACTGCTATCCGTGTACTTCATAAAATGGGTGAAGATGAGCCTGCAAAATATGACCTTAGCAGCTTGAAAGTTCTTGGTACTGTTGGTGAGCCGATCGATCCGCCGGCATGGAAATGGTACTATGAAGAGGTTGGCAGCTCAAAATGTGCTATCGTCGATACATACTGGCAGACAGAGACCGGTGGACATATTGTTTCTCCACTTCCTGGGGCTACTCCGATCAAACCTGCATGTGCAACACTTCCTTTACCGGGAATCATGGGTGAGATATTGGATCCTGTAACAGGTGAGAGAGTCGAAACGGGTGAGACTGGATATATGTGTGTGACACGTCCTTGGCCGTCAATGATCCGTGGTGTCTGGGGTGATGAAGAGCGTTTTGTTAAGTCATACTTTGGTGATGTGAAAAAAAACGGAAAGCCTATTTACTTTACTGGTGACGGTGCTGTTTATGACGAAGACGGATACATTACAATTACAGGCCGTACAGATGATGTTATCAATGTAAGCGGACACAGAATGGGTACTGCTGAAATTGAAGCGGCGATTAAAAAACATCCTAATGTCGCTGAAGTTGCCGTTGTCGGTAAACCTCATGAACTTAAAGGTGAGGGAATTTTTGCTTATGTAGTTCTAAAATCTGATGATGGTGTAGCCGATGAGGTTGAAGAGGTAAAAGCCATTAATAATGTCATTAAAAAAGAGATAGGGAATATCGCTTTATGTGATGATATCGTCTTTGCCCCTGGTCTGCCAAAAACGCGTTCAGGAAAGATTATGCGTCGTATCCTCCGTTCTATTGCAAAAGGTGAGGCAATTACACAGGATATCTCAACACTCGAAGATCCATCTATTGTTGAAAAAATAGAAAATATGGTGAAGTCCAAATAA
- a CDS encoding peptidylprolyl isomerase: protein MFGRSTQLKEYDLTDVQKDQYAKIVTNKGDIWIKLYPDEVPNTVANFAHLAKTGFYDNLNFHRVIPGFMAQGGCPHGTGTGGPDWAIACETDKNTHKHVKGTLSMAHAGPNTGGSQFFICFVPCPHLDGVHTVFGGIEEDDAQSFAVLDSIEGQDDIKTIEIHETRD, encoded by the coding sequence ATGTTTGGAAGAAGCACACAACTCAAAGAGTATGATTTAACAGATGTTCAAAAAGATCAATACGCGAAGATCGTGACAAATAAAGGTGATATCTGGATTAAACTCTATCCGGATGAGGTACCAAATACAGTAGCAAACTTTGCACACTTGGCAAAAACAGGTTTTTATGACAACCTCAACTTTCACCGTGTCATCCCTGGTTTTATGGCGCAAGGCGGGTGTCCTCACGGAACAGGAACAGGTGGACCGGACTGGGCGATAGCATGTGAAACAGACAAAAATACCCATAAACATGTAAAAGGAACACTGTCAATGGCTCACGCAGGACCAAATACAGGTGGAAGCCAATTCTTCATCTGTTTCGTTCCATGTCCACACTTAGACGGTGTTCACACTGTTTTTGGCGGTATTGAAGAAGATGATGCACAAAGTTTTGCAGTTCTTGATTCCATTGAAGGTCAAGATGATATAAAAACTATCGAAATTCACGAAACTCGCGACTAA